TGGCACATGTTTTAGGACCTGGTGACGTGTAAATACCTGCACGAAGCCCTTTGGAATGAATATAATCAGTCAGTTCCTTCATACTTGGAAAATGCTTGTTAGGGAGAATATTTCTATTCTCATCTCTGGCGGGACCGACCCGCATTGGGTCACGGTGGTTTTCTGAATTTGCCCAACAATCATCAATACTTACATATTGATAACCGACATCTGCCATCCCAGAGGTAATCATCACGTCGGCAGATTGCTTCATGATGTCTGCAGTAATTCTGTCATAGTGGGTATACCAGTGGTTCCAACCCATCGGTGGTGTTAGTGCCAGTGTGTCTCCCACAACAATGCTTAAATTGTTCTGGTCTTTTCCATGTTTATTTATTGCCGTGATTTGGACATTATATGTTTTAGGCTCACGACTTGCGATTGTGCCCGATATAATACCTTCCGAATTGACAGTTAATCCTTCTGGCAATCCTTCCAGTTGAAATTGGATTGGCCTCTCACCTGTGCAAGGGATACGGAATATAAAGGGGTTACCAGGTCTAACTGCAGTAATTCGTGGACTATTGATTTTTGGACAGGGAGATGAAGGTGGCGTTAGTATATACGGTTCTTCTTTAGGGCGAACCATAAGTTTTGGTTCTCCATCTATCATTGTAAAAACTGCTTCCGCTATATCCACATGGTCGTAGGATATGTCATCAAAGGCATCGTTGACAGAGATTATGAAGTTAGTTATCCCACGTAAATCGATTGAAACTTTTTCAGGTTTTTCTCCTCCTTTTAATATTCGTGTCGTATATAGAATCTTATTATCACCAAAAAATCGAGCTATAATAGACCCTTTGCCTTCTGTTTCATCATCTACTCCTATAGTGGCTTCAAATTTCGAGCCTGTACCATTCAAGTAAACATAGAACACAGCATTGGCATGAGTGCCAACACCTCGATTATATGTCCGCCCATGTAATTTAATCGGATTTCCTATACATGATAGATTTTTTTTGGGATGTTCACCCCAGCCCTGCTTAACAATTTTCAAATTTAAATTATCTAAATATACTTTATTATCCTGACCAAAACTGTTAATGGTTAAGGAAACCATAATTAAAGATAATAGACCCAATCTAAACATGTAATTATTAGAACTCAACTTTGAACTATTC
This genomic interval from Candidatus Hydrogenedens sp. contains the following:
- a CDS encoding NPCBM/NEW2 domain-containing protein, producing the protein MNSSKLSSNNYMFRLGLLSLIMVSLTINSFGQDNKVYLDNLNLKIVKQGWGEHPKKNLSCIGNPIKLHGRTYNRGVGTHANAVFYVYLNGTGSKFEATIGVDDETEGKGSIIARFFGDNKILYTTRILKGGEKPEKVSIDLRGITNFIISVNDAFDDISYDHVDIAEAVFTMIDGEPKLMVRPKEEPYILTPPSSPCPKINSPRITAVRPGNPFIFRIPCTGERPIQFQLEGLPEGLTVNSEGIISGTIASREPKTYNVQITAINKHGKDQNNLSIVVGDTLALTPPMGWNHWYTHYDRITADIMKQSADVMITSGMADVGYQYVSIDDCWANSENHRDPMRVGPARDENRNILPNKHFPSMKELTDYIHSKGLRAGIYTSPGPKTCANFTGTYEHEEQDAKQFAEWGFDFLKYDWCSYSSILSPKEIENLKKPYQKMGAILKNLNRDIVFNLCQYGMGEVWKWGKEVGGHCWRTAGDLGFELLQYHEVARKNASYWEYAGPGAWNDPDYILIGYSGDATVLGKPKPCPLTPSEQYSYMSLWCLMASPLFYSGDMTQLDEFTKNVLCNPEVIEINQDPAGIQGHPVLTNKELYYEIWLKPLHDGSTAIGIFNLDEIEQNISVQWAQIGLKENQKVRNLWQQKDLGTYAKDFSITIPRHGVALLRLIPQ